In a single window of the Saccharothrix australiensis genome:
- a CDS encoding PPOX class F420-dependent oxidoreductase, producing the protein MELDRARDFIRRNPRAVLATYRPDGSPQMSPVLASVDDAGFVVVSTRETAYKVRQVRADPRVALCFMTEGFFGEWIQVEGTASVVPLPAAMEPLVDLYRRISGEHPDWDDYRAAMVRERRVVLRVDLHRAGPDRSG; encoded by the coding sequence ATGGAACTCGACCGGGCCCGTGACTTCATCCGCCGCAACCCGCGTGCCGTGCTGGCGACGTACCGCCCCGACGGCTCACCGCAGATGTCCCCCGTGCTCGCGTCCGTCGACGACGCGGGTTTCGTGGTGGTCAGCACGCGTGAGACCGCCTACAAGGTGCGGCAGGTCCGCGCCGACCCGCGCGTGGCGCTGTGCTTCATGACGGAGGGGTTCTTCGGCGAGTGGATCCAGGTGGAGGGCACGGCGAGCGTCGTGCCGCTGCCCGCGGCGATGGAGCCGCTGGTCGACCTGTACCGGCGGATCTCCGGCGAGCACCCGGACTGGGACGACTACCGCGCGGCGATGGTCCGTGAACGGCGCGTCGTGCTGCGGGTGGACCTGCACCGCGCCGGCCCGGACCGCAGCGGCTGA
- a CDS encoding cold-shock protein → MALGTVKWFNSEKGFGFIAQENGGPDVFVHYSEIQGQGFRTLEENQRVEFEIGQGTKGPQAQNVRKV, encoded by the coding sequence ATGGCACTGGGCACTGTCAAGTGGTTCAACTCCGAGAAGGGCTTCGGCTTCATCGCCCAGGAGAACGGCGGGCCGGACGTCTTCGTCCACTACTCGGAGATCCAGGGCCAGGGTTTCCGGACCCTGGAGGAGAACCAGCGGGTCGAGTTCGAGATCGGCCAGGGCACCAAGGGTCCGCAGGCCCAGAACGTGCGGAAGGTCTGA
- a CDS encoding oxygenase MpaB family protein: protein MSSDVGILGPGTVTWQLHADPAMWVAGITSLYLQSLHPLAVAAIVQNSSFRRDPLGRLRRTASFVGTVSYGTTEEVRAAAARVRSVHRSLRAQDGSGRRYRVDDPELLLWVHCAEVHAFVTVLRRAGYRLTDAQVDRYYDEQRRTAALVGLHADEVPGSAAAVAEYFAATIPALRRTDDSEVVYRFLHRPPVTGLLKLGLDVYEPLLGHLAYSLLPPWAIALHGHRPYPASTATALLRGLRAAARLVPTRIRWNVTEGHVMRAIRRLGSSATPRRSLLP, encoded by the coding sequence ATGTCGTCCGACGTGGGCATCCTGGGCCCTGGCACGGTGACCTGGCAGTTGCACGCCGACCCGGCGATGTGGGTCGCGGGGATCACGAGCCTCTACCTCCAGTCGCTGCACCCGCTCGCGGTCGCGGCGATCGTGCAGAACTCGTCCTTCCGGCGGGACCCGTTGGGCCGCTTGCGGCGCACCGCGAGCTTCGTCGGCACGGTCAGCTACGGCACCACCGAGGAGGTGCGGGCCGCCGCGGCCAGGGTGCGCTCGGTGCACCGCTCGCTGCGCGCGCAGGACGGGTCCGGCCGCCGGTACCGCGTCGACGACCCGGAACTGCTGCTGTGGGTGCACTGCGCCGAGGTGCACGCGTTCGTCACGGTGCTGCGCCGCGCCGGCTACCGGCTCACCGACGCCCAGGTCGACCGCTACTACGACGAGCAGCGGCGCACCGCGGCGCTCGTCGGCCTGCACGCGGACGAGGTGCCGGGCAGCGCCGCCGCAGTGGCCGAGTACTTCGCCGCGACGATCCCCGCGCTGCGCCGCACCGACGATTCCGAGGTGGTGTACCGGTTCCTGCACCGGCCGCCGGTGACCGGCCTGCTGAAGCTCGGGCTCGACGTCTACGAGCCGTTGCTCGGCCACCTCGCGTACTCGTTGCTGCCGCCGTGGGCGATCGCTCTGCACGGGCACCGCCCGTACCCCGCGTCGACCGCCACGGCGCTGCTGCGCGGGTTGCGCGCGGCGGCCCGGCTGGTGCCGACGCGGATTCGCTGGAACGTGACGGAAGGCCACGTGATGCGTGCCATCCGGCGGCTCGGGAGCAGCGCGACACCACGGCGTTCACTGCTGCCGTAA
- a CDS encoding FAD-dependent monooxygenase has protein sequence MRAAVIGGGVGGLAAAIGLHQSGWAVTVHERAASLPATGTGLGIWRDAIEALDRLGLGATARQVGRRQPEGALRRPDGSRIGPLRADVHLLTRPALLALLAEALPEGAIRFGSTARWQDCDHDLVVAADGIDSATRRSLFGVEVRRSGSIGWRGTADVEVAAGGETWGRGVKFGLTPQADGRTNWYALTGPDADVHEVFRDWHDPIPRVLAGSAEVLRHSLDYLPPLPTYHQGRVVLLGDAAHAMTPDLGQGACQAIIDGVSLVECLNTHDLPAGLVAYDALRRRKTQRMVRQSLALNRLARARRFTGVRNAVLKAALALQPRRESWSADLEPDESAG, from the coding sequence ATGAGAGCAGCGGTGATCGGCGGAGGGGTGGGCGGCCTGGCGGCGGCCATCGGCCTGCACCAGTCGGGGTGGGCCGTCACGGTCCACGAGCGCGCGGCGAGCCTGCCCGCGACCGGCACGGGGTTGGGCATCTGGCGCGACGCCATCGAGGCGCTGGACCGGCTCGGCCTGGGCGCGACCGCCCGGCAGGTCGGCCGCAGGCAGCCCGAGGGCGCGCTGCGCAGGCCGGACGGTTCGCGCATCGGGCCGTTGCGGGCGGACGTGCACCTGCTGACCAGGCCGGCGCTGCTGGCGCTGCTGGCCGAGGCCCTCCCCGAGGGCGCCATCCGGTTCGGTTCGACCGCGAGGTGGCAGGACTGCGACCACGACCTGGTCGTGGCGGCGGACGGCATCGACAGCGCCACCCGCCGGTCCCTGTTCGGCGTCGAGGTGCGTCGCTCGGGCTCGATCGGGTGGCGGGGGACCGCGGACGTCGAGGTGGCGGCCGGCGGCGAGACGTGGGGCCGGGGCGTGAAGTTCGGGCTGACCCCGCAGGCCGACGGCCGCACCAACTGGTACGCCCTGACCGGCCCCGACGCCGACGTGCACGAGGTGTTCCGCGACTGGCACGACCCCATCCCGCGGGTGCTGGCGGGGTCGGCGGAGGTCCTGCGCCACTCCCTGGACTACCTGCCGCCGCTGCCGACCTACCACCAGGGGCGGGTGGTGCTGCTGGGCGACGCCGCGCACGCGATGACGCCGGACCTGGGTCAGGGGGCCTGCCAGGCGATCATCGACGGCGTGTCGCTGGTCGAGTGCTTGAACACGCACGACCTCCCGGCCGGGCTGGTCGCCTACGACGCGCTCCGCCGGCGGAAGACCCAGCGCATGGTGAGGCAGTCGCTGGCGCTCAACCGCTTGGCGCGGGCGCGGCGCTTCACCGGCGTGCGGAACGCGGTGCTGAAGGCGGCGCTCGCCCTGCAACCGCGGCGGGAGTCGTGGAGCGCCGACCTGGAACCGGACGAGTCGGCCGGCTGA
- a CDS encoding glutamate ABC transporter substrate-binding protein yields MLFRRLLPATAVVAALTLVAACGGAADDTLKGKADDGALTVGIRFDQPGMAQRRIDGKYVGFDVDVAKYVAQQLGVPESGITWKEARSADRERLIADGEVDFVVATYSITDQRKERVAFAGPYFQTGQGLLVRFTEEAVTGPQALNDKKLCSVSGSTSAQKVKAEFAQGVRLVEYGQYSDCVTALLAGNVDAVTTDEAILAGYVAENPELLKLVGDTFTTERYGVGLAKGDDRGRADVSAAIQKMIDTGEWRKALERNIGQAGVQLPDPPQVTEK; encoded by the coding sequence ATGCTGTTCCGACGACTGCTGCCCGCGACCGCGGTGGTGGCAGCCCTCACGCTCGTCGCCGCATGCGGTGGCGCGGCCGACGACACGCTCAAGGGCAAGGCCGACGACGGCGCGCTGACCGTCGGCATCCGGTTCGACCAGCCGGGGATGGCGCAGCGCCGGATCGACGGCAAGTACGTCGGGTTCGACGTGGACGTCGCCAAGTACGTGGCGCAGCAGCTCGGCGTGCCCGAGTCCGGGATCACCTGGAAGGAAGCCAGGTCCGCCGACCGCGAGCGGTTGATCGCCGACGGCGAGGTGGACTTCGTCGTCGCCACCTACTCGATCACCGACCAGCGCAAGGAGCGGGTGGCCTTCGCGGGCCCGTACTTCCAGACCGGCCAGGGCCTGCTGGTCCGCTTCACCGAGGAGGCCGTCACCGGTCCGCAGGCGTTGAACGACAAGAAGCTCTGCTCGGTCAGCGGGTCGACCTCCGCGCAGAAGGTGAAGGCCGAGTTCGCGCAGGGCGTGCGGCTGGTGGAGTACGGCCAGTACTCGGACTGCGTGACCGCCCTGCTGGCGGGCAACGTCGACGCCGTCACGACGGACGAGGCGATCCTCGCCGGGTACGTGGCGGAGAACCCGGAGCTGCTCAAGCTGGTCGGCGACACCTTCACCACCGAGCGGTACGGCGTCGGCCTCGCGAAGGGCGACGACCGGGGCCGGGCGGACGTGAGCGCGGCGATCCAGAAGATGATCGACACCGGCGAGTGGCGCAAGGCGTTGGAGCGCAACATCGGGCAGGCCGGCGTGCAGCTGCCGGACCCGCCGCAGGTCACCGAGAAGTAG
- a CDS encoding TetR/AcrR family transcriptional regulator, translating into MTRRQQVLDAAIRVLGTTGPRGLTHRAVDAAAGLPEGSSSNHFRTRDALVAGVVDRLLERETELWGRLADDVSTPDGFATAVGRLVEELARERVLTLARHAVFVEAAVRPDLGRRIADAHRRIAGWAAPLVRALGSTDPPRDFRLLLAVVDGLLTNQLANPQPDFAPGDAVRTVLRGMLGLRPA; encoded by the coding sequence GTGACCAGGCGGCAGCAGGTGCTCGACGCGGCGATCCGGGTGCTCGGCACGACCGGGCCGCGCGGCCTGACGCACCGGGCCGTCGACGCCGCCGCCGGCCTCCCCGAGGGCTCCTCGTCCAACCACTTCCGCACCAGGGACGCGCTGGTCGCCGGCGTGGTCGACCGGCTGCTGGAGCGGGAGACCGAGCTGTGGGGCCGGCTCGCCGACGACGTCTCGACGCCGGACGGGTTCGCCACCGCCGTCGGTCGCCTGGTGGAGGAGCTGGCCCGCGAGCGGGTGCTCACGCTGGCCCGGCACGCGGTGTTCGTGGAGGCGGCCGTCCGGCCGGACCTGGGCAGGCGGATCGCCGACGCGCACCGCCGCATCGCCGGGTGGGCCGCGCCGCTGGTGCGCGCGCTGGGCTCGACCGACCCGCCGCGCGACTTCCGCCTGCTGCTGGCGGTGGTCGACGGGCTGCTCACGAACCAGTTGGCCAACCCGCAACCCGACTTCGCGCCGGGTGACGCCGTGCGGACGGTGCTGCGGGGGATGCTCGGCTTGCGCCCCGCCTGA
- a CDS encoding exodeoxyribonuclease III, which translates to MRVATWNVNSVKQRMPRLLPWLDQRAPDVVCLQETKLADDAFDALLRDALAERGYQAAAHGEGRWNGVAILSKVGLADVVTGVAGAPGFPHPEARAVAATCGGVRVYSVYVPNGRVPDSDHYAYKLAWLAALRDVLAGEREDLLVCGDVNIAPTDADVFDPAAYVGHTHVTEPERRALTALQDLGLRDVVRDRWPDERVFTYWDYRAGRFHQDLGMRIDLVLASGAVAGRVRAAWVDRHARKGAGPSDHAPVIVDLDTAPDGDIGPVVPPPSARKLPRG; encoded by the coding sequence GTGCGGGTGGCTACGTGGAACGTCAACTCGGTCAAGCAGCGGATGCCCCGGTTGCTGCCCTGGCTGGACCAGCGAGCCCCCGACGTCGTCTGCCTGCAGGAGACCAAGCTGGCCGACGACGCGTTCGACGCCCTCCTCCGCGACGCCCTGGCCGAACGCGGCTACCAGGCCGCCGCCCACGGCGAAGGGCGCTGGAACGGGGTCGCGATCCTGTCCAAGGTGGGACTGGCCGACGTCGTCACCGGCGTCGCCGGCGCCCCCGGCTTCCCCCACCCCGAAGCGCGGGCGGTGGCCGCCACCTGTGGTGGGGTGCGCGTCTACTCCGTCTACGTCCCGAACGGCCGGGTGCCCGACTCCGACCACTACGCCTACAAGTTGGCCTGGCTGGCCGCCCTGCGGGACGTCCTGGCCGGTGAGCGTGAAGACCTCCTCGTCTGCGGCGACGTCAACATCGCCCCAACGGACGCCGACGTGTTCGACCCGGCCGCCTACGTCGGCCACACGCACGTCACGGAACCCGAACGCCGCGCGTTGACCGCCCTGCAGGACCTCGGCCTCCGCGACGTGGTCCGCGACCGGTGGCCGGACGAGCGGGTCTTCACCTACTGGGACTACCGCGCCGGCCGGTTCCACCAGGACCTGGGTATGCGGATCGACCTCGTCCTGGCGTCGGGCGCGGTGGCCGGACGGGTGCGGGCCGCCTGGGTGGACCGGCACGCCCGCAAGGGCGCCGGTCCCAGCGATCACGCACCGGTGATCGTCGACCTGGACACCGCGCCCGACGGGGACATCGGGCCCGTCGTGCCGCCGCCGTCCGCCCGGAAGCTCCCCCGCGGCTGA